A genome region from Gigantopelta aegis isolate Gae_Host chromosome 3, Gae_host_genome, whole genome shotgun sequence includes the following:
- the LOC121367630 gene encoding uncharacterized protein LOC121367630 isoform X1 — MHCFTLLILSMTVLLVLGEHSEDSKSSIPSKLLRSAKEANDFIGSQQKRNLRKRSASREWGEMFENEEQEEREDVRGENWGRPSGGWGRPSGGWGRPDDSWRLPSGGWRHPGGGRRYPSGRWGRRGEEWEENEG; from the exons atgcattgtttcaCACTACTGATACTGTCTATGACAG tgCTGCTCGTGTTAGGAGAACATTCGGAAGACTCGAAGAGTTCCATTCCAA GTAAATTACTGAGATCGGCGAAAGAAGCCAATGATTTCATTGGAAGTCAACAGAAACGGAACCTCAGAAAACGCTCCGCCAGCCGAGAATGGGGGGAAATGTTTGAAAATGAGGAACAGGAAGAACGAGAGGACGTGAGAGGAGAAAACTGGGGCCGTCCAAGTGGGGGTTGGGGCCGTCCCAGTGGAGGTTGGGGGCGTCCTGATGATAGCTGGAGGCTTCCCAGTGGAGGCTGGAGGCATCCCGGTGGTGGCCGGAGGTATCCCAGCGGACGTTGGGGACGTCGTGGTGAGGAATGGGAGGAAAATGAGGGGTGA
- the LOC121367630 gene encoding uncharacterized protein LOC121367630 isoform X3, translating into MLLVLGEHSEDSKSSIPSKLLRSAKEANDFIGSQQKRNLRKRSASREWGEMFENEEQEEREDVRGENWGRPSGGWGRPSGGWGRPDDSWRLPSGGWRHPGGGRRYPSGRWGRRGEEWEENEG; encoded by the exons tgCTGCTCGTGTTAGGAGAACATTCGGAAGACTCGAAGAGTTCCATTCCAA GTAAATTACTGAGATCGGCGAAAGAAGCCAATGATTTCATTGGAAGTCAACAGAAACGGAACCTCAGAAAACGCTCCGCCAGCCGAGAATGGGGGGAAATGTTTGAAAATGAGGAACAGGAAGAACGAGAGGACGTGAGAGGAGAAAACTGGGGCCGTCCAAGTGGGGGTTGGGGCCGTCCCAGTGGAGGTTGGGGGCGTCCTGATGATAGCTGGAGGCTTCCCAGTGGAGGCTGGAGGCATCCCGGTGGTGGCCGGAGGTATCCCAGCGGACGTTGGGGACGTCGTGGTGAGGAATGGGAGGAAAATGAGGGGTGA
- the LOC121367630 gene encoding uncharacterized protein LOC121367630 isoform X2, whose product MPVLLVLGEHSEDSKSSIPSKLLRSAKEANDFIGSQQKRNLRKRSASREWGEMFENEEQEEREDVRGENWGRPSGGWGRPSGGWGRPDDSWRLPSGGWRHPGGGRRYPSGRWGRRGEEWEENEG is encoded by the exons tgCTGCTCGTGTTAGGAGAACATTCGGAAGACTCGAAGAGTTCCATTCCAA GTAAATTACTGAGATCGGCGAAAGAAGCCAATGATTTCATTGGAAGTCAACAGAAACGGAACCTCAGAAAACGCTCCGCCAGCCGAGAATGGGGGGAAATGTTTGAAAATGAGGAACAGGAAGAACGAGAGGACGTGAGAGGAGAAAACTGGGGCCGTCCAAGTGGGGGTTGGGGCCGTCCCAGTGGAGGTTGGGGGCGTCCTGATGATAGCTGGAGGCTTCCCAGTGGAGGCTGGAGGCATCCCGGTGGTGGCCGGAGGTATCCCAGCGGACGTTGGGGACGTCGTGGTGAGGAATGGGAGGAAAATGAGGGGTGA